A window of the Fundidesulfovibrio magnetotacticus genome harbors these coding sequences:
- a CDS encoding glycosyltransferase family protein, which translates to MRIAYSGWFLREGFERLGCEVAPIRLDSGRTLDEIVEEAGVKPDVVFLEFYGRTEIPKGLGESRHRLAAWCIDAPLGAFWLAPLCKLFALVYVDQLFSVSRFRSEGVQARWLPLCVSEGDFRPPAAKEHLITFVGRLTEHREKRANLIAHLQARFPLNVVSDIPQAAMLDLFAASRMVLNENFFPGLNLRFLHALASGSLLLSERQGYGVRQHFQEGTHYLGYSPADVAGLVERVAQDAEGHAHIARNGQEECRLRHTSACRARTVLDHLAEGRAAPMVSLPERLLGEGRGRYAQAVRHGGRIDEALQLLHDAAAAPGGVRPRALHALGLILLRTGREEAGLACLEEAAGEPSETGLDATLTLLLHLARGAGDARRLASLASRLEAARLDKGVCARHLAALAAGRDVRYHVCMLGYAALFKRKDVCDLGFQKPYEERYPDSALEYAAMAYATLKTPEALDAVIACTRAAGVATQALGWIKDAVLSGVATDAQIALSIELALASYDYAYAARAVKAFKRTFS; encoded by the coding sequence ATGCGCATAGCCTACTCCGGCTGGTTCCTCCGCGAAGGCTTCGAGCGGCTGGGCTGCGAGGTCGCGCCCATCAGGCTGGACTCCGGGCGCACGCTCGACGAGATCGTGGAGGAAGCCGGCGTCAAGCCCGACGTGGTGTTTCTCGAATTCTACGGCCGGACCGAAATCCCCAAAGGTCTCGGCGAGAGCCGCCACAGGCTGGCGGCCTGGTGCATCGACGCGCCCCTTGGCGCCTTCTGGCTCGCACCGCTCTGCAAGCTGTTCGCGCTGGTCTACGTGGACCAGCTCTTTTCCGTCTCCCGTTTCCGGAGCGAGGGCGTGCAGGCCCGCTGGCTCCCCCTGTGCGTCTCGGAAGGGGACTTCCGCCCCCCGGCGGCCAAGGAACACCTCATCACCTTCGTGGGGCGTCTGACCGAACACCGCGAGAAGCGCGCCAACCTCATCGCGCACCTGCAGGCGCGCTTTCCCCTCAACGTGGTCAGCGACATCCCCCAGGCCGCCATGCTGGACCTCTTCGCGGCCTCGCGCATGGTGCTCAACGAGAACTTCTTCCCCGGCCTGAACCTGCGTTTCCTCCATGCCCTGGCCTCGGGCTCGCTCCTGCTCTCGGAGCGCCAGGGCTACGGGGTGCGCCAGCACTTCCAGGAGGGAACGCACTACCTGGGCTATTCCCCGGCCGACGTCGCGGGGCTGGTCGAGCGCGTCGCCCAGGACGCGGAGGGCCACGCCCACATCGCCCGGAACGGCCAGGAAGAATGCAGGCTGCGCCACACGAGCGCCTGTCGGGCGCGCACCGTCCTCGACCACCTGGCCGAGGGCCGCGCGGCCCCCATGGTCTCCCTGCCGGAGAGGCTCCTGGGCGAGGGCCGGGGCCGATACGCCCAGGCCGTGCGCCATGGAGGCCGCATCGACGAGGCCCTTCAGCTGCTGCACGACGCAGCGGCCGCCCCGGGGGGTGTGCGCCCCCGGGCGCTGCACGCCCTGGGTCTGATCCTGCTGCGCACCGGGCGCGAGGAGGCCGGGCTCGCCTGCCTGGAGGAGGCCGCCGGAGAACCCTCCGAGACCGGCCTTGACGCCACGCTCACCCTCCTGCTGCACTTGGCGCGGGGAGCAGGCGACGCGCGTCGTCTGGCCTCCCTGGCCTCCCGCCTGGAGGCGGCGCGGCTGGACAAGGGCGTGTGCGCCCGCCATCTGGCCGCCCTGGCCGCCGGTCGGGACGTGCGCTACCACGTGTGCATGCTGGGCTATGCGGCGCTTTTCAAACGCAAGGACGTCTGCGACCTGGGCTTCCAGAAGCCCTACGAGGAGCGCTACCCCGACAGCGCCCTGGAATACGCCGCCATGGCCTACGCCACCCTGAAGACGCCCGAGGCGCTGGACGCCGTGATCGCCTGCACCAGGGCCGCGGGCGTCGCGACGCAGGCCCTGGGCTGGATCAAGGACGCCGTGCTCTCGGGCGTGGCCACGGACGCCCAGATCGCCCTTTCCATCGAACTCGCCCTGGCCAGCTACGACTACGCCTACGCCGCCAGGGCGGTGAAAGCCTTCAAGAGGACCTTCTCCTGA
- the acs gene encoding acetate--CoA ligase, with protein sequence METGLVDSLLREERVFRPQPQVVREANMGQAELKAAQTLARQDYRLFWEERAAEMDWFAKWDQVLDDSNPPFYKWFSGGKCNLVHNALDRHILTVNKNKLAVIWEGESGECRKYTYYELYREVCRLANALRGLGVQKGDRILIYLPPLPETVITMLAAAKIGAVQTLVFAGYSARSLRERIESCRPKIIVTADGFYRNGRVINLKSVVDEALFGEDADCAESVIVVHRAGVETDMVEPRDLRYEDLIRQESPQAPTEVMDAEDPLFLLYTSGATGKPKGLLHTHGGYMVGVHATYRWVMDVKPTDLYLCTADPGWITGHSYVVFGPLMAGTTVVLYEGHPLYPQADRLWAIVARYGVTILYTTPTLIRMLMRYGSQYPRKHDLSTLRLLGSVGEPIGPEPWVWFHKYIGRSECPLLDTWWQTETGMFMVSPLPISLLKPGSAGRPLPGVEVDVVDRHGNPAGHDKGGFVVIRKPWPAMARTLWNDDQGYRQAYWEKIPGVYFAGDVARKDEDGYFWFQGRADDVLNIGGHRIGPAEVEAALTAHKSVVEAAVIGVPDSIKGEAAKCFVVRAEGWNKDYDSEDELIMALKAHVKRELGPFVSIRAIAFREQLPHTKSGKILRRLLKAEETGAAPGDLSSLEEE encoded by the coding sequence CCGGCCCCAGCCCCAGGTGGTGCGCGAGGCCAACATGGGCCAGGCCGAGCTCAAGGCCGCCCAGACCCTGGCCCGGCAGGACTACCGCCTCTTCTGGGAGGAACGCGCCGCCGAGATGGACTGGTTCGCCAAGTGGGACCAGGTGCTCGACGACTCCAACCCCCCCTTCTACAAGTGGTTCTCCGGCGGCAAGTGCAACCTGGTGCACAACGCCCTGGACCGGCACATCCTCACCGTGAACAAGAACAAGCTCGCCGTCATCTGGGAGGGCGAGTCCGGCGAGTGCCGCAAATACACCTACTACGAACTCTACCGCGAGGTCTGCCGCCTGGCCAACGCCCTGCGCGGCCTGGGCGTCCAGAAGGGCGACCGCATCCTCATCTATCTGCCGCCCCTGCCCGAAACCGTGATCACCATGCTGGCCGCCGCCAAGATCGGCGCGGTGCAGACCCTGGTGTTCGCGGGCTACTCGGCCCGCTCCCTGCGCGAGCGCATCGAGAGCTGCCGCCCCAAGATCATCGTCACGGCCGACGGCTTCTACCGCAACGGCCGCGTGATCAACCTGAAGTCCGTGGTGGACGAGGCCCTCTTCGGGGAGGACGCCGACTGCGCCGAGTCCGTGATCGTGGTGCACCGCGCCGGGGTGGAAACCGACATGGTGGAGCCCCGCGACCTGCGCTACGAAGACCTGATCCGCCAGGAGAGCCCCCAGGCCCCCACCGAGGTGATGGACGCCGAGGATCCGCTCTTTTTGCTCTACACCTCCGGGGCCACCGGCAAGCCCAAGGGCCTTTTGCACACCCACGGCGGCTACATGGTGGGCGTGCACGCCACCTACCGCTGGGTGATGGACGTCAAACCCACCGACCTCTACCTCTGCACCGCCGATCCGGGCTGGATCACCGGGCACAGCTACGTGGTCTTCGGGCCGCTCATGGCGGGCACCACCGTGGTGCTCTACGAGGGCCACCCCCTCTACCCCCAGGCCGACCGGCTCTGGGCCATCGTGGCCCGCTACGGCGTGACCATCCTCTACACCACGCCCACGCTCATCCGCATGCTCATGCGCTACGGCTCGCAGTACCCCCGCAAGCACGACCTCTCCACCCTGCGCCTGCTGGGCAGCGTGGGCGAGCCCATCGGCCCCGAGCCGTGGGTGTGGTTCCACAAGTACATCGGGCGCAGCGAGTGCCCGCTGCTGGACACGTGGTGGCAGACCGAGACGGGCATGTTCATGGTGTCGCCCCTGCCCATCTCGCTTCTGAAGCCCGGGTCGGCCGGTCGGCCCCTGCCGGGCGTGGAGGTGGACGTGGTGGACCGCCACGGCAACCCCGCCGGACACGACAAGGGCGGCTTCGTGGTGATACGCAAGCCCTGGCCCGCCATGGCCCGCACCCTCTGGAACGACGACCAGGGGTACCGCCAGGCCTATTGGGAGAAGATCCCGGGCGTGTATTTCGCGGGAGACGTGGCCCGCAAGGACGAGGACGGCTACTTCTGGTTCCAGGGCCGCGCGGACGACGTGCTCAACATCGGGGGGCACCGCATCGGCCCGGCCGAGGTGGAGGCGGCGCTCACGGCGCACAAGTCGGTGGTGGAGGCGGCGGTGATCGGCGTGCCGGACTCCATCAAGGGCGAGGCGGCCAAGTGCTTCGTGGTGCGCGCCGAGGGCTGGAACAAGGACTACGACTCCGAGGACGAGCTGATCATGGCCCTCAAGGCCCACGTGAAGCGCGAACTCGGCCCCTTCGTCTCCATCCGGGCCATCGCCTTCCGCGAGCAGCTGCCCCACACCAAGAGCGGCAAGATCCTTCGCAGGCTGCTGAAAGCGGAAGAGACCGGGGCCGCCCCGGGGGACCTGTCGAGTCTGGAAGAGGAGTAG